One region of Flavobacterium pisciphilum genomic DNA includes:
- a CDS encoding efflux RND transporter permease subunit, whose amino-acid sequence MNLIRFALRKPISIMVMVLGLLFFGIKATKDIKVDILPDMNLPVVYIAHSFNGYTPQQMEGYFTKMYVNMMLFTSGIESIETKNTQGLTLMKINFYEGTDMGQAIAEINALSNRSQVFLPPGAPPPFIIRFDASSQPVGQLVFKSNSKTNNELQDIANFTARPFLIKIPGLTTAPPFGGSPRTIEINIDPNKLRTHQLTPEQIVEAISRNNITSPSGNIYVDDINYLTPTNNTIKEVADFGNIPIFKGAVDNVYIRDIATVKDGADITTGYALINGARSVYINIAKSGNASTWDVVKNLKKAIPMIQNNLPDDVTISYEFDQSVYVINAVKSLILEGVLGALLTGLMVLLFLRDNRAALIVVLTIPISIISGVLFLKLFGQSINIMSLSGLALAIGILVDESTVTIENIHQHLAMGKTKAKAILDACREIAFPKLLILLCILAVFAPAFMMTGIPGSLFMPLALAIGFSMIVSFILSQTFVPVMANWLMKNKNHEHKEDKFDGFKNRFVTFLQSIMQKRKAILIASFVLVALGVFVMYTNTGKDVLPTVNSSQFQVRIKAPEGTRIEKTELKVKQVLNELETVIGKKHIAISSVFIGQHPSSFAVSPIYLYNAGPHEALMQLALKDYDGNTNDLKEKIRNHMKAKMPELHFSFEPIELTEKILSQGTNTPIEVRFSGMMRKMNVMYANKLLAKLKEIDYLRDQQIPQSLNYPAFEINIDRLRAAQLGIDAQDIARSLVPITASSRYTSKNMWVGGMMGIAYDVQVQTPQNILTTKDELLNVPLGKNSDRPVLGDVATITPTKVLGESYNLGTMGYTPVTANIHNADLGRAQKDVQAAIASLGELPKGVNIQISGMVPVLDETMSSLAMGLLIAIIVIFLMLAANFQSFKVSFVILTTVPFVILGSLLLMKATGSTLNLQSYMGIIMSVGVSIANAVLLISNAETLRMENGNALTSAIQAASLRIRPIIMTSLAMIAGMLPMAIGHGEGGEQVAPLGRAVIGGLIASSFSVLLLLPLVFVWIQGKASTQSPSLDPEDENSAHYITLEK is encoded by the coding sequence ATGAATCTAATACGTTTTGCCTTGCGCAAGCCCATCTCTATTATGGTGATGGTGCTGGGGCTTTTATTCTTCGGAATTAAAGCTACCAAAGATATAAAGGTGGATATTCTGCCAGATATGAATCTTCCTGTCGTGTATATAGCCCATTCATTTAACGGATATACGCCACAACAAATGGAAGGTTATTTTACTAAGATGTATGTAAATATGATGCTGTTTACTAGCGGTATCGAAAGCATCGAAACCAAAAATACTCAAGGACTTACCTTAATGAAAATAAACTTTTATGAAGGTACAGATATGGGGCAGGCAATTGCCGAAATCAATGCATTGTCTAATCGTTCACAGGTGTTTTTACCTCCGGGTGCACCGCCTCCATTCATTATTCGATTTGATGCGTCGTCACAACCCGTAGGACAATTGGTGTTTAAAAGTAATTCGAAAACCAACAACGAGTTACAAGATATCGCCAATTTTACGGCACGACCATTTTTGATTAAAATTCCGGGATTAACAACCGCACCTCCTTTTGGCGGAAGCCCAAGAACAATCGAAATAAACATCGATCCGAATAAATTACGCACCCATCAATTGACTCCTGAGCAAATTGTAGAGGCCATTAGCCGTAATAATATTACTTCTCCATCGGGGAATATCTATGTTGATGATATAAATTATTTAACACCTACAAACAACACCATTAAAGAAGTTGCCGATTTTGGCAATATTCCAATTTTTAAAGGTGCAGTCGATAATGTCTATATCCGTGATATTGCAACGGTAAAAGATGGTGCCGATATTACAACAGGTTATGCCTTGATTAATGGAGCGCGCTCAGTATATATTAATATTGCCAAATCAGGTAATGCATCAACATGGGATGTGGTAAAGAATTTGAAAAAAGCCATTCCAATGATTCAAAATAACTTACCAGATGATGTTACAATCTCTTATGAATTTGACCAATCGGTATATGTTATCAATGCTGTAAAGAGTTTGATTCTAGAAGGCGTCTTAGGTGCTTTATTAACCGGATTAATGGTATTGTTATTCTTACGTGATAATAGAGCTGCTTTAATTGTAGTGTTAACGATTCCAATTTCGATTATATCGGGGGTGTTATTCCTGAAATTATTTGGACAAAGCATCAATATTATGTCCTTATCTGGGCTAGCTCTGGCTATAGGAATTCTAGTTGATGAAAGTACTGTTACTATCGAAAACATCCATCAACATCTTGCAATGGGAAAAACAAAAGCCAAAGCAATCCTAGATGCTTGTCGAGAAATTGCTTTTCCTAAACTATTGATCCTACTTTGTATTTTGGCAGTATTTGCCCCAGCATTTATGATGACAGGAATACCAGGTTCATTATTTATGCCGTTGGCACTAGCAATTGGATTTTCTATGATAGTATCATTTATCCTATCACAAACCTTTGTTCCTGTAATGGCCAATTGGTTAATGAAAAATAAAAATCACGAGCACAAAGAAGATAAATTTGATGGATTTAAAAATCGTTTTGTAACGTTTTTACAATCCATAATGCAAAAACGAAAAGCAATTTTGATTGCCAGTTTTGTGTTAGTTGCATTGGGTGTTTTTGTCATGTATACCAATACAGGTAAAGATGTGTTACCAACCGTAAATTCAAGTCAATTTCAAGTACGTATCAAAGCACCAGAAGGTACTCGTATCGAAAAAACGGAGCTAAAAGTAAAGCAAGTTTTAAATGAATTGGAAACTGTAATTGGCAAAAAACACATTGCTATTTCATCTGTATTTATCGGTCAGCACCCTTCCTCATTTGCGGTAAGTCCAATTTACTTATATAATGCAGGGCCTCACGAAGCGCTGATGCAACTTGCGTTAAAAGATTATGACGGAAACACAAACGATTTAAAGGAAAAAATCCGTAATCATATGAAAGCAAAAATGCCAGAATTGCATTTTTCTTTTGAACCGATAGAGCTTACAGAAAAGATTTTAAGTCAAGGAACAAATACACCAATTGAAGTTCGTTTTTCAGGAATGATGAGAAAGATGAATGTCATGTATGCTAATAAGTTGTTGGCTAAATTAAAAGAAATCGACTATTTAAGAGACCAACAAATTCCGCAATCCCTGAACTATCCAGCTTTCGAAATAAATATAGACAGATTAAGAGCAGCACAATTAGGAATTGACGCTCAAGACATTGCTCGTTCACTAGTACCAATTACAGCATCTTCTCGCTACACAAGCAAGAATATGTGGGTAGGCGGAATGATGGGAATTGCCTATGATGTACAAGTGCAAACGCCACAAAACATATTAACCACTAAAGACGAATTGCTTAATGTTCCGTTAGGAAAAAACTCTGACCGACCTGTTCTTGGTGACGTAGCCACAATAACTCCAACAAAAGTTTTAGGAGAAAGTTACAACTTAGGAACAATGGGCTATACACCTGTTACTGCAAATATTCATAATGCCGATTTGGGTCGAGCGCAAAAAGATGTGCAAGCAGCAATTGCTTCTTTAGGAGAATTACCAAAAGGAGTAAATATTCAAATTTCAGGAATGGTGCCCGTTCTGGATGAAACCATGAGCAGTTTGGCAATGGGATTACTAATTGCAATTATCGTAATCTTTTTGATGTTGGCAGCCAACTTCCAATCATTCAAAGTTTCATTTGTAATATTAACAACTGTGCCATTTGTAATTTTAGGATCGTTGTTGTTAATGAAAGCAACAGGCTCAACATTAAACTTACAATCGTACATGGGAATCATTATGTCGGTAGGAGTTTCTATAGCCAATGCAGTATTATTAATTAGCAATGCCGAAACATTACGTATGGAAAACGGAAATGCGCTAACCTCAGCCATACAAGCAGCTTCACTTCGTATTCGTCCTATTATCATGACTTCATTGGCAATGATAGCAGGTATGTTGCCAATGGCAATAGGCCATGGTGAAGGTGGTGAGCAAGTAGCTCCACTTGGGAGAGCAGTAATTGGTGGACTAATCGCGTCCTCATTTAGTGTATTACTATTGTTGCCGTTAGTATTCGTATGGATTCAAGGAAAAGCATCTACACAATCTCCTTCATTAGACCCTGAAGACGAAAACAGTGCACATTATATAACATTAGAAAAATAA